From the Sebastes fasciatus isolate fSebFas1 chromosome 9, fSebFas1.pri, whole genome shotgun sequence genome, the window ATGTCCCGTTAGCATTAACAGCTTAACGGTTAGCGCAGTTTAGCCGTTGACATGTGGACGCAGCTAACTACCCCTCTAGCTGTAATACTGTACCGACACGTTACCGTAACGTTACAACACATTAATACCATTCAGACTAACCAGTCAGAAACATCGTCCTCTCTGTTTGAAAGCTTCTGGTCCATACAAGCCTCGCTAGCATCAGCTAGTTGCTAGCTGTCCTTAActaagctaacgttactagTGTTTACGTTAACTGTTGTCATGGTAATATCTACCGTATCTGTTAATGTATCACACCATATAACTCTGAATACAaatatgacacaatttcaactATATCAAACGAAAAATAAGTTAATCGTACCTGTGTGGAGTCAGCCTGGAGCTCCGGTGCAGACAGACCAGGGGGCGGAGTACTTCAAACTTCAACTCTGAAAGTTGTCTTTCCCTCCATTCACAACAAAGACACGAGAGTTATCCGAACTTTCGCCCCTTGTGTTGACTTGCAACCTACAGTCTGTGTTCACAACTGAAAGATAGTAGTATTATGAACTCACTTAATGGTTTTCACGCCAACTTAATGTCTGATTTGCTGGACTGACTTATATGTTTGACTCAAATGTTAATAACGTTTATTTCAAAGTCTTAACAACTTGAAACGCTTTATTATGCCAACAAATACGAGTTAGAGTTTTTACAGTGAGGGatgagtccaggtgaaggagagagagagagaccagagcaaCGCTTGATTGGGGCTCTTATGCTCAGGGCGCAccagcatcaggtgctctgcatcacGCATCTTCTCCCTTGATACCTTCAAGGACACAGGGAAGGAATAAATGGCAAATCCACACTGGCATCTCAGTAGTGAGGCTGTCACACTATACCACCggagatatgacgcgtgacctAGCCTTCTTTCTATGGACCTTGGACTTTGTTACCGTTTCCTCAACAGCCAGAGCAGAAGTAagtaaggaaggaaggaaggcaaGGTGTGAACGCATTGCTGAAGGGCAGCGAGCTAAAAACGAGTCGTTTTTGCTGACTATGAAGATCGATATCCTCCCCGTAGTGTATTGATCCGTGGACATGATGGGGAAACTGACCGGGTTGTGTGTGCTGTTGTTGGTGCTGAACGTCGCTCTAACCAAGAATACTGTAACACCGGTGTACTTCACGGATGGTGGAGATCTAACGTTAAAAGTGAGGCCTGCTTTTCCGGGTCACATCAACAACATCGTGTGGATATTCAACGGTAATCTGCTGGCTGAGTGGGAGGAAGATGAGGGTTATTACCTCAGAATTAAAGGACGAACAAACCTCACCATAGAGACTGGACAGCTGATCATCAACAAGATGAGCAAAGACGACGAGGGTGTGTATTCAGTGGGGATCAACGACAGAGTCCAGAGTGAGAGATATCAAGCTAAATTGATCAAGAAGGTCCAGAAGCCCAAAGTAGTGGTGAGATCATTGGTTTGTGAAGCTGATTCTGAGAATTGTAGGTTGTCCTGTGACTCAGACACCACCGAGGCTGAACCCATCACCTACAGCTGGAAGAAGGGAGATGGAGAGTGGAAGGTGTCTGGGAAGGACATCACCATCACCAACAAGGATGACTCAGGTGGGAAGACCTTCACCTGCAGGATGGAGAACCCAGTCAGCCGGGAAGAAAGTGACCCGCTCTACAAGGAGCTTATTAAATACGGCACTGTTGTTGCCCTCAATGCTCGGATTTGGGCTGGCGCTGTGGCTGTGGCTGTGGCTCTGGCTCTGGTTGTGGTTGGTGTTGGTTTGGTGGCATGGAAAGAGAAGATGGCCCCTTCAAGAATCGAGGAACCAACATCACTGATCCTGCACATGGAAATGGACAGCCAACTTCTCCTCCTAGTGACAGTTCACCTAAGACACCTGAGAACGTACCACTTCAGGCTAACCCACAAGACACAAAGTCAGAAGCCAAAGAAACTGCATGAAGTTGAGGAGCTCAAACAGGTCTCAGACTACTACTTCTGCATACATGACATGTACAAACATGTTCATTTTTAGTGTATTTTTTAGCAGTCAGCTGATATCTGATAAGAAACCATACCAAAAAAAGGCTGATTTAATCACCAGAAGTGAATGTAATTAAATTACCaacatttcagcattttctAAACAAATTCCAAAAGGTCTACATATAAAGACGTACACACAATTGCATTTAGTCgttaagattttaatctgtaacatgtttattttttatagttttcatTACTTTGTTCTTATACTAAATGTCCTTACCGCAACATTTCAATAATATtcgtatatatttataaat encodes:
- the LOC141773559 gene encoding CD48 antigen-like → MMGKLTGLCVLLLVLNVALTKNTVTPVYFTDGGDLTLKVRPAFPGHINNIVWIFNGNLLAEWEEDEGYYLRIKGRTNLTIETGQLIINKMSKDDEGVYSVGINDRVQSERYQAKLIKKVQKPKVVVRSLVCEADSENCRLSCDSDTTEAEPITYSWKKGDGEWKVSGKDITITNKDDSGGKTFTCRMENPVSREESDPLYKELIKYGTVVALNARIWAGAVAVAVALALVVVGVGLVAWKEKMAPSRIEEPTSLILHMEMDSQLLLLVTVHLRHLRTYHFRLTHKTQSQKPKKLHEVEELKQVSDYYFCIHDMYKHVHF